In Taeniopygia guttata chromosome Z, bTaeGut7.mat, whole genome shotgun sequence, the sequence tTACACGTAGTCCTCACTCCAGGTAATGTAACTGACACAAAGTACCTGCACACATGCAGCCCCAAGACTTTCACAGAAAGTTCAGGAGCAACCACTCTTTAAGAAAGAAATCCTACCTCACAGCAAAGTAGAGGAGGGGACACATGGCCAAGCCAGCCTAAATGGGGGGAAGAGTCATTTGGactaaatacaataaaaaagaaCTTCAAAACCCCTCCATACAAAGGATCAAGGAGGTTAAAGCAAAAAACTAGTTCAAAAAGATGTACGAAACTGTTGGAGACCAACAGAAAATTCCGCCAAAAAATAACTTGTGTTTAAATCAGGAATCAGTGGCATCACACAattttgttgttaaaaaaagaagaaggaaagtgGAAATCTGTGTAAAGATCAGCATCAGAATGAAGAGTTATCATTAGCTCCAGAGACCAGCATAATTCCCATGAAGTCCTGATGGAAGAGGGCCTCCTGCCACAAACAATTTCGTTCCAGACGAGTCATAGCAGTGGGTGTAAACAGCATTTGGGAAGTAATTTatgtcagaaaaataattcctcCAGGTTTCATCATGGTTCTGTTAAAGAAAAGTTTAGATTGTTATTATtgccaaacaaacccaaaaccctgTTTCACAAAAGCATTAGGTAGCTTCCAGAGCCTAAAAAGGGGTATTTTCTCATAACAGTCCTGAAGCTTTATAAATGTCAACTAAAAGATACCTGAGTTGTCCTGAACCTTTTTCTGAGAACATTTAGGTCAAGCACTGGGGAGGTGAGGAGACGTTGCAATGATACAACAAAAGGTAATAGAGCTAAGTTAAACGAAGCCATTAACTGCTTTATAATAACATACAGAAAACCAAATGCAAGTGCCTGACATGGCATTACCTCAGGCAGCCACAGTTTCTAAAACtgcacaaaattaaattaaaaccttcTTGCTTCAAGTACCACATTAGATTACCATGGCTTTAAAGAAAGACAATTTATTCTCTGTTTGAGGTTCTGAAAACTACAAGTTAGATtacatttgaaaatgtaaagaTACAAAATCTAGTTAATTTATGAATCAGTGCATAAGAACTGTAATCACTATGCCTTACTCAAGCAAATAACCTTCAGTACCCTTTCATAAAGCTTTTGTAGAAAGCAATTCTGCAGCACTTCTTGCTCTTCATTATTAGTTATTGGTTACATGAATACTGTTTGACTGAGACACATTTCACACAACAGGTCCAAAAAGAACTGGCTCTACCCCACTCCTAAATAATGGGCCTACTTCCTCCCACCTCCATCACAGCTACAAACTACTTACCAGCCAGCCTTTCCCAGTTGTCAACTTCAAAATTTCACTTCCTCCTAATTTCTGCTTCTGTCCATAACAGACATGGGGGGGCTTCTCTTCCAGGAACCTTTGGGCTCTGATATCATAAAACAACAAGGAcccttgtcctgtccccacAGTGATGATGTGCTCGTAGAAGCTCACCGAGCGGATACCTGTCAAACAGAGAAGGGATGGACAGTGCAATAAGGAACAGGGATGTTTCGGCTCTTCAGTGCTGTTGCTTCATGTCTAAAATTACCTATTAGTACTCTCCAAAAAACACACGTTTTCCCACTGCTACAGAGCAGTGCAGACAAATCCCACTGATGCTATTGAAACAGCAGCTTTGATGCATACATGGCTGCTCTAATCCTTGAGACCATCAGCTACACCAATGGTACATAGTAAGAAACTTTatcctcagcagctctcaggtcTGCTAGATAAGCCAATTAGGGTCCAGAGCACCTTTGTTCTGTCTGCACAAGCCTTTAATTTAACACACCAAGAGCAAGTACATGGCAGCAGTCAGAGGGAAGAACATCACGCTGTTTTCCTCCACGAGCTCACACCCTAACTACCTGCAGTAAATGACCATCTGAGAAAAGAAAGTCCCAGCTGCCACCAAGTGCATTGTGCTGATGAAAAAGCTAGGTGTAAGCAAGTGTAATCATAATAATCACCAGTCACTTTGCTGCTAAGATAGCTTCAGAACTATTAATGAACCTGATCTGTCTCTACTCAAATATTCTCAAACAAGCACACCTAATTTTTAGTAGCTGGCATTTTTAGCACATTagccaggaaagaaaacagaacaggaCTCCTGCCATCTAAACAACACCGTGCTCCACCAGTATATGGGAAGGTACAGTTCAAACTAAACATGTTAGCACAATTCAGTTATCCCATTACATTGGAAAAGAGTGTAAATTTTGTTCTCACAAAATCTAAATTTGAAGTCTCAGCTAATCAAGAATCCCTTGGAACTAGTCTTGGGGAGATTCTGAATGTAAGAATTTGCAATATGCAAAACATCCTGTCATCTCATCTCCATTTATTGTGCAAATACTGTTCTGTGTAACCACTCTACAGCAAATAACTCTTCCATACAGGTTAAACTCCACCACATCTATATgtctccttcctttttctctgctttttagGCCCTCTTTAAAATACCACCAAATTACAGCCTAAACAAGCATTCAAACAGGAGAGGAAATATGTGAGTTATGCCAGCTACATTCACATGCCAAGTGTTGTCACCATATCAAGCAGGGCTGAATGTGACAGAACTTGTATCATCTTGGAATATTCCCAGCAGCGCACATGACAGCAGACAACTGGGAACTGTGGGTGCAATCAGAGagttttccctttcccctttgtATAAAGTTCTAACAAGAAACATGTCGTCATCCTTCTGCCTCTGCCACTGGATATGACATCCACAGCCACCGGCATTTGTGACATATGCTTAGAACAAGGCAAGGTCATATTGTCCTGCTCCAGATATGGGGTGAAGTCTTGGCTGCGGGCTTAATGGGTAGGAAGCCACTGTCTCTCTACTGAAGTAGATGATGAGATTCATATGAGAGTCTCCACTTTAATTCAGAGAGCTGCAAATGCACTTAAGACAGCAGAAGACcttccccccaaacccaacacATGGATCTGGCTCTGCAAAGACACACAGAAGGCCTTAAGCCCTCTGCAGTCAGCAAGGGCAGTCACTTGGGTAAGAGGAGAAAGGCACAAGAGTGGACCTCCTCTTATTTTTCCTCCAACAAGTGCTGTTGACAAGCCACCAGGAGAACACTTACTTCACACAAACAGGTGATGGAATATTAAGGCAGTTGGTatataattttcaattaaatgtattaataaaaagtaataaaatgcaGATCTTTCTCTAACTAAAGAAATTAATTGTAGAAATCCATTACGTGCACACTACTAAGAAGGATATTTAGAACAGGCTTTCAAAAACAGTATTTCAAATTGTCTCCTAAGGGGCTGAAGTACCTCAGATTAATCATTCCTGTCAAGCTAAAAGTACAGCCTATGCCTAGAACCTATCACAGTAAGTTATATACTCCCAGCCCTCTACCACCTGTGGACCTAGATTATTTAGGTAAGTATATTGAGCCTCACTCCCATGCTGCAGGAATGGTTTACAGATcccagaaggaaataaaaatctccTACACAGGAATTTGCAGAGTCTATGCCATACAAGCTCTCTTTGCTGCTTTCAGACTTGAAGAGAAGAGCACACGGCTCTACAGGCCAGTCATGCAGAGAGCAATTGCTTTTGTGGATCAAGAACTACTGTGTAAGGTGTGCATTTCCCTTTACAGCTGCTAAGAAAAGCAACACTTAGAAGATGTACTAAAAAGCATTCACCACCTTCAGGTGTAAAGAGGGTTACAGCAGAGGAaagccagccccagctccagctttACTGAGCCACCACCTTTCTGTGACCTGCCTTTGTGCACAACTTGAGTGAACTGAAGTTAATGTGGACTTATCACATTCAGCAGGTACACTTGGAAACTTAAAGCACATTCAGGTACCACTGCAAAGCACTTGAAATCATATTTTAGTCCACAGATCAAGAAAGACCGTTTTTTAGAAGTGCTACACCACCCCAAGTCCCAGGGAGATCAATATAAAGTGGAAACACTCAGTAGCTTGGGAATTACTGTTATTTATGTGCCTCCACCACCACGCCAAATAAAAAGATGCACCTACTCTGCAGGAGAGAAAACAGCCCTGAACAAAGGCTTTCTCCAGACATGAACTGGAGAAACCCCTCGAAATACTCCCCACACACATTATCCCCCAATATGGAAAATCAAATACTTGAGGCAGGTTTCAGCCACCACTAGGCATCATAGTGCAGTGTCTGGGTCAAGACCTGGACAGAATCCTCACTAACAGCAAGTGAGGACAAGCGGTCTTGCTGGTAAGAAATTCAGTTGACTTCTCCTGACATTATACATATTCCTCCCAGATCTGAAAGCAGCAGACCCTGACACTGATCTAGACATCATTGCTCAGTAACTGCATAAATGAAACTTTCCTATCTTTGCTGACATATGTCCTCTTCCGATAACCTGCCTGATGAAGAGATGGAAACCCAGAGATGAGCTAAGTAAGGACTGCAACTTACTGGCATGGGATTAATGTGGCACTCACTGTGCCTTCTCATGCCTGATAGTAAAGGATATGGAGAGCACTTTATGGGACCATACACTCTGCAAGCTATCAAGCCTGGCCCTGGTATAAGGTTCAACTGGACATACTGCATCCatataaggaaagaaaatacactCAAATCACATAGAAAATCAGGAGTCCCAGTCATGCCTTTAAAATCACAAAGCAAGCTTTCCCTCGCAGCACATACTCCCAATAAGGTAGCATATAGCAGACAACGTACCTTTTTTCTAATTCATAGAGAAGAATGTAAGAACAGTATGAATAGTGGTAAAAAGACTACATTTGCTTTGAGATGATAAAATATAGAACAAGACCCAGTAAAAAATACACAGCAGTAAAATGCACACTTTTGAAAGTTCAATAATATTTGGATGGTTTACAACTGAGTTGCTTCTAATGGCAGTGATGTTGCCCTTCATTAGATTTCAGAGCTGGTCACATTTGGCTTGTTGGTAGCTCCAGGTATACTGTCACAAAACCAAATCTATACATACACTGCTAAATATTTAGCCGATCACTAGAAAAGCCCTTCCTGTTCATTAGAAGCTTGACTTACTACAATTTTAACAGCTACTTCTGCAAGCAAACCATTTGAAGCACTTTTAACAGGTTTCTTACCACTGCCTCGTTCTTTGGAACAGACGGATTTAACATTGTGAGAAGGCTGCCTTGGATCCAGAAAAGAGACATGTGCCTGTGATCCTACTGCATACACTGACCACTCCTGACCATATGCCAAACAGACGTTCTCCCTGCAGTATGGCAACTTTGTGGAAAGTaactggaaacagaaaaaataaaattcaaccTGTTAtaagaaaagatgaaaatgttAACAAAACAATTTTGTAAGCTATGTTCTAGTAAATTGCagggaaataaaacacaaaatgcaGGTGAAAaataagaagggaaaaaacttAAAGCAATAGGGTGCCTTACCTGAAACAAACTGAGACTATAAAGGCTGAAGCCAATAAAATggatattttaataaattgttTTAGATCCTTCTAAGGTGCTGCTATTTCTTTAGCAGGTGCACAGCAACATCAGCTCTCAGCTGAAAAAACCTATTGCATTCACTAGCATAGGCAAGCCAGGGTGTGATTTGCCATTACACTTAAATATGTGCAAGTTCCTTTATAAATTCTACTGATCAAGTATCCACCATACTCCACACAACAGTTCACTTCAGCTAACCCGAAACTAGCAGAAAGCTAAGAATGCTTCCTGTCTTCTCGATTAAGGGGAGCACAGAGCTTCTCTCCTCTTCAAGCTCCAAATTTCAGGACATTTCATTTTACACAGAACTTTTAAGTATTTTACAAACACTGCTGCTCTTCAAATATTTGAAGGGAATGAAGACTAGTGAACAGTCTTAACTGCTTCCAGTTTTTGAAGTTTAACTgcaacaaacagaaaagcacCTTTGATAGCGTGTGCTCTGCTTTCCAAAGATGAAAATACCCATCCAGGGACACAGCTCCCAACTCCTaatagaaggaaaataaaaagaagagtGTTAGTTTCTGTATTATAGATATCCTTACAAACTCACACTCTATTCGAGGCAGGATGCACAGTCTGGATTGAATTCATCCATAGTCCTTGTAAAGGCTCTATCaagataattttcatttcatacTGATCTTCATAGAATGCTATACAGTACTTCAGGTGTCAAGTAGAATCTAAATTAACAAAAGAGTAAATAACAATAACTTTCAAAACTATAAATCTTGCTAGGcaaaaaattaatgaattatGAGAAAGTACAATATAGAAGTGACAATTCTCTTCAGCAGGTCCCACACTGATTCTAACCCTGAAGCAAGTTTCAGGCACTACTCTACTCTCTACTGAAAAAGTTACATGTTACATGCAGTTTCCATCATGGAGATGGAAACAACTAACAGCTGCTGTGAAAAATAAAGCCTACAGGATCACTGTGCTTCCAACAGCACACCCACCTTTGCTTCAGACCTTTGCTGTTCTTTGGTGGGTGGGGGGAGGCAGGGAATGGTGAAGGATGAATTGTTAATTGCTACACCCACTAGTAATAACAAGAGATCAGGATGGAGGAGAGTGATATTTACCAATTGTCAAATACCaacaaaataaccccaaagCAAGCACTAGTGCCTGCCCTGTGAGTCAGTCACCTAATTTGCTGAGCAACCCAGAAAGGATTCAGCCATTGAAACAGGAACTGTTAAATGTTAGCTGGTCTTCACAGAACAAGAAGGAAAGAGCACTCAAAAATGGGATTCAAGCTGCAAGAGATGTGTTGCTGCTTTATCAGCTTcttgtaaatatttctttactCTACTGCTTAGGATGCAAATCTAAAAATCAAACCCACAGGAAATCTGTGCGCCTTCTAAAATGTCTGcgattggggtttttttcccttctagaCTTCTCCATTCACTTGGGGCAGAAGCAGACGTAGTAGATTAAAACCACTGCCTCAAAACACAAGGATGCAAAATAATCAGAGAAAAACATATTAACTTGCTTCTCTGGTATATTCTATTTAGCTTACTTTTTAGTTTTTCTAATACACAGGGACAGTATTAGCACTTCTCAACTGTCTTGCTTATCTTACTGACCTTGTTCTTATTGTTGAAAGCCAATGCTCGGACTTTGCAATTGTCAGGGTTGGTGTTCTCCTTAGGAATATCCTTCAGAGCACTGTGTGTTATGTGGGCATAGACAGGAACTTGAGAGAGATTATGCCTGGCATCACTTTTGGATAACACATCCTCTGTGACTTCCCAGAGACCCATCGAACCATCCCGGGAACCTGATCAAATAGTCCATACATGAGTAGTCCATTCCACATATACAGAActcatattttctaaaaaaaaaaagattaaccAATGGGGTCTGAAAAAAAGAATACTCTTAGTTTAATCTAACAGAACACGCTGTTAGTGCTcatatattattattaaaaaaagattattttaatgaGCTGTAAAGTTCAGAATATTATGAACTCACTGTCAGCCGTCCATATGGTTTCCAAGCAGCTAGTCCGTCTCATATGTTTTCAAACTAATTAGGATGCATCGAAACCCAAAACCCTGTGCAACAGTTATCATCATCTCATGCACAGAATGAACTCGGAAGCAACTGAACACTATAGGTTCAGCCTGAGCCTGACACTCTCAGCCTTGGTAAAACAGTCCGTTAAACCGATGCAAAATATCTCCACAAAAACATCAGCTGGGTTTATGCTCATTTGGGTTTACTTGATTTCTGTCATTATGCTTATGGCTGAGTACACAATAATTCATGATCTAAACAGAAACATCTATTTCTAATCACAGTTGTACCACTTTGGATGAAATCtatcagaaaaattatttcgCTAAAACCTGTGTcacttttttcttaaagaatGTAACTTAGGTTAAACAGATgagatttcattttatttttctactgaaTTTGAAGACATTAATCTAAAGTAAGAATCACTAGTGTTAAGAACACTGGAGGAAGAAAGCTGAACGCCTCTGTTTCATCGATCAATACAGACTTAATCCAAGACCTTAATACACATCCCTTCTGGTGTTCAGGCAGCTCACTTCCATCTAAGTCCGCTCTGACAGATACTTCAATTTCTTCTCTACATAAAGTGAAAAATTCTGTCATATTGAAGATGCCAGAAAAgctatatatctatataaagCCATTAAATGTATCAGCTTTGTTATCACATAGGGGAAAAGCTACAAACACAATAAAGCAAAACATCTTGTTGCAATAGGAGTGGTCCAGTACAGCAGAGGTGACTTTGCCCCCTCACAGATGGATTCAGGCATCTGCCACTATCACCTACtagagaaaaatacaaaagggaGAATCCTAATGGCACTTGCATCCAGCAGCACAACATCCTGCCACTCCATTACATGCCATTGGTTTTAATTGCACCTAATCTTGTTTGTTGCGGAGGCTGAATACTCAGCAGTAAAATTTCTAAACATCCTGACATACTTTCAGAGGAAGTTGTCCCTTTTAATAGCCCTGGCAGGAGAAAAAGTCTGTGTATGTTGCTCAACTGGTTAGCCCTGAAGCCAAGCAGAGTATCATTTGCTACCCTAAGCTCATGCCATCCTGGGAATTATTCATCTCATCTGAACTTTTTGCCATAAAAATATATGCTATATCCTCAATGTCTGGAGTTCAAGTATTTCTGCTTGACAGATGTAATTGAAATCTCTAAAATTAAAACTATGTCTGAAGTTAGTTGtcttttttcattcttaatTAGGGGCCTCAGTGAGTTCTAAAGAATTCAGTTTAGCAACCAGTCTTGCTAATTGCTTTTAATATGTTTTCCCTGGTGTCTGAGGTCTGGAAACTAGAACCTACATCCTGTCTGCTATAAGCACCAAAGTAGAGAATATGGCAGAAGAGAACACTTCTACTCCCACATCTACCCCTGACCTTTAGAAAATACCAAGCCAACACTGTTCTATCTCACATGCTGTGCCGTCTATCAGGCCCTTATCTTTCCCCTGGACATCTGTACTCTTTTGCGCTGTTCTCTTCAAACTTACTAGCTTGAATGTGAGGGAGTTTCTGTACATATTTGGGGCAGAGACCTGCAAGGatcaaattttatattaaattcaaaaataaaattccaggATTAGCTTTTTGGGTTTGGAGGAAAAATTCTACTAAACTAAACCAACAATTCAAATACGTGACTTTTACATAAGACTGTTATGATTTTCTCTCACCTGCAGTTTGACAACTCTTGAGTACAGAACAGTACACCCTCTCAGCACCGAAAGGCAGTAAACTGCTAAATTAATGCAACAAGACATTATTATTTTTGCCTTTACCTAAGTAATTCTTTATGAAGTTACACTGATTATCCAGCTAGTCACCAAAAAGTCATTAACTGAGTTTCTCTATTACAGCCTTCTGTACTGACTGCCATAGTGTAAGTGCATGTATACATATATGCATACAACTGTACTGAGAGCTTGACGAAACAATCTGAATTCTCATTAATTACTCTTTCACATGACTTCAGGAAACTGGTATTGATCTCAAATGTTCTGAAGTTATTAACCAATAACCAACACCTCTCTTGAAATTACTCTTCTTATGTGGAATCTTTTCCTGTAATAAATTGTGTTCAAACATCCCCTAACTAGAAACACAGTAATATTCTAATACTAGGAAAATCAGATCTAGACTAAGGcccaaaaacaaaataaaatgaagacaGTACTAAGTCCAGGAAGTGTTTAAATAGCCTAGGTAGCTCCAAGTGGTTTCAAATGCCCTGACAGAGGTGCTTTCATAACACTTACCAAATGTTGTACATCACTAACATTCGGAGAGAAGGAAACcttaaaaaacaagcaaacaaacaaacaaacaaaaaaacaaacaaaaaactcaagagaaaaaaatatgactTTACCAGAAACAGCCATAGTATCACTGATCCATGCAATTGAAAATATCCAGTCCTTGTGTCCatcctaaaagaaaaaacagatttttctgtgcCATTATACTCAAAAGCAGTCTCAAAGCAGACAAGtattctttgatttttattacAAGCTCAGAACGAGACCTACATTAAAAGCATACAGGTAAGATTCCATTATCAAGCTGGAACAGTTCAAGTACCTAGCAGTAATTTTAACTTCTCTGGTTTTGAAGTGTGcaattaataaagaaaaaacaggtgTTGGAAAAACAGGCCTCTGATCAAGGAAAAATTAATCTCAATTCTAAGATTTTCCAGAATTCTCATATCTTCCATTATGAAAGCAGCATTCTTCTGTAAAGTATCTATTTGGTAGGGGTTTTTTCTTCCAACACATATCCTGCTATAAAAAGTAACCAAATCTTATGTTTACAATACATGAACTACAGATTAATGTTTCAAGACTCTTTTCTTTAGCATGTGAGAAACCTATtgggggcagggagaggggggagggagggggcgAAGGACCATAAGACTCTAGTTTTGTTAATAAAGCTAAAAGTCACACAAATGAAGAGCAAGTCATGCAAATCTTCAGTCAAGGCTTGCTGCAGCTGGTtatctgctgctgcagaaactcTGACCTGACCTCTGCTGTTGCAGTTAATGTCTATATGAAATTCTgaataaaaaggagaaatgagaGAGGTGTTCACAAGACACCACTATATTCTCCaggctgttttttttaaagactggCCATTTTAAAAAGACCTCAGGAtgtttcagaaataaaaccagtacCAGTTTGTATCAAACTGCCACAAACCACGGGGTTAGAATTAGTCTTCAAAACAAAGTTCCACCTCTGGAATAATACATCCAGAAGCTGCACTAGGATAAGGAGAAAATTTTAACAACTTGCAACatagttttaatttctcaaaAGAGCTTTTTCACTACAGTTTCAGATCTCATCACCACAATTAGACTTTAATACTTAGgattttgttacatttttggTGTTGAAAAGTAAGCTAAAGTAGACCTgaaggaagatgaggaagaaaTCTCATCCAAAGCCCTGAAAATCCACTCACATGTTTGAGTACTCAATTCTATTTAAGATACCATAACAAAAATGACAGCTAaatcagaaatgttttaataaCTTTACTTCCTTACAAGGTTCCTAAGTATTAACCTTGCTCTGATCAAACACACTTCAAAGTAGTAACTTTTTAAGTGAGAGAATAAACTTTCCCCAGACACTCCCACTTACATCTCCCACACAGACAGGATCAAGTGTAGGCAGACGATAAATTGCAAGACTGTTGGGGTTGTCTCCACCTGTGGCCAGGAGCGTCCTTGAGGGGTTGATCTCAATGGCATGAATGCCACATCCCTGCTGGTTCACCATGCCAGGTTCACGATCCTTCAGGATAGGAATCTTGGTAATTTGACCAGTCTGGACATCTACTACAAATAACtaggggaaagaaaaccagaCATCTAAATCATCatcaaacagaaaagaaaaacaagatgtTCAAATATCCTCTCTATTTTGAACTAACATTCTTTTTTGAGTTGAAATCCACAAATGCTTCAAGGATTGCTGGAAATGCATAAATTCCTTCTTAAAACAGGTTAAGTAACAATTACAGTGGGTTTATATCAATCATTCCATTTCATTTTCACAGTAATggaagggagaggagagcaATCTGTCATGGGAGGTATCCCACTTGAATAAAAAGCCCTTGAATATAAAACTCTCTTCCCTGTTTAGCAAAATAATATTGTTTTTCAATTTCTACCTACCACagtgagaaagaaaacccacctcAAAAGAGCCATTAAGCCCTATGGAGCTTAACGCGATTCTCTTGCCTCCCAGATAACACACTTGCCATAAAATTTTGGCTTTGGCAGACTGACAGTTTATGCAactggaatttattttctgttgataCACAGAGAATAGTAACTAAGTACAGTGCGGACATCTGAAAGAAAGATATTTAGCGATATACCTCATCCCACAAAAAGACAAGAAATTAGAGCAATATGTCACTGACACCTTGTCAGAAAACTTTATTATAGAGCCTTACAACTCTTCAAACAGACATTATGCCCAGTGTTATGTAAGTTCAGACATATACAACCATGGGGTTACAGTTTAGGCCAGAGCAAAGGTTTACATTGCGTGCCAAAGTTCACTTTCATTTTGGGAGGCTCATGGGCTGGGTCACTTCACAGCTGGTGCTCAGAGGGCAGCTGCACTGTCAAATAGGTCTAACACAGGAGACAAAGCTCTGTGAGGGGACATGAGTGAAGCAAGGAAATGGAGGATCTGAGGCTGACTTAGCACTAGGCAAGTGATCTAGAATTCATAGCCCAGGATTATAATTAAATTCTACATTATCTTCAGTCTGTTCCTTCTATAAACAAGAATGTTGTCTCAAAACCTCTGGAAGTGAACCAAAGATGATAACTGtaacaacaaaaaccatcaatacaattttaaaatacacaccTCAAGGAAATTGTTCTGAAATCCTTTCTCAGACATTTGTAGAAGACCAGAAGAAAATTTAGAGGTTCTTAGAGAGAAGTTATACATACAAGCTGCTTTTGGTGAACTCTTACAGAGTTCTGTTCTTTAATAAAAGCAtaggaaaaatacattaaagtAATTTAGCAGCATATCTATTACTTGATGTACTGAACTAGCAGAATATTAACGTCCTATCAAAACTGATAAAGTATGGTATGTTACACACAGTCCACAGAAAAGATGAAATACACTCATTGTTATTTGTGTGTTACGTCTAGAATTATGCATCGTCTTCACCCTGCAACTGATTGTAGGCAGCAGTCTTGCACAGATTATTCCTacagagactgcattttcatgtttatttttttattttgcacacACCTGTGGTGTATGGCAACTGCTGAGGTGTAGCTGAGTAGGAGGGAGGCACCCCTCACTCTTCCCAAGCCTTACAAAGCCTTTGCTGCCCCAG encodes:
- the DCAF12 gene encoding DDB1- and CUL4-associated factor 12 isoform X2, yielding MARKTVSRKRKAAAAAAAGTGGLQGEQYGWDHSVHKRKRLPPVKRSLVYYVKGREVRMQNESSYHRLLHGYAAQQLPTLLKEREFHLGTLNKVFASQWLNHRQVVCGTKCNTLFVVDVQTGQITKIPILKDREPGMVNQQGCGIHAIEINPSRTLLATGGDNPNSLAIYRLPTLDPVCVGDDGHKDWIFSIAWISDTMAVSGSRDGSMGLWEVTEDVLSKSDARHNLSQVPVYAHITHSALKDIPKENTNPDNCKVRALAFNNKNKELGAVSLDGYFHLWKAEHTLSKLLSTKLPYCRENVCLAYGQEWSVYAVGSQAHVSFLDPRQPSHNVKSVCSKERGSGIRSVSFYEHIITVGTGQGSLLFYDIRAQRFLEEKPPHVCYGQKQKLGGSEILKLTTGKGWLNHDETWRNYFSDINYFPNAVYTHCYDSSGTKLFVAGGPLPSGLHGNYAGLWS
- the DCAF12 gene encoding DDB1- and CUL4-associated factor 12 isoform X1, yielding MARKTVSRKRKAAAAAAAGTGGLQGEQYGWDHSVHKRKRLPPVKRSLVYYVKGREVRMQNESSYHRLLHGYAAQQLPTLLKEREFHLGTLNKVFASQWLNHRQVVCGTKCNTLFVVDVQTGQITKIPILKDREPGMVNQQGCGIHAIEINPSRTLLATGGDNPNSLAIYRLPTLDPVCVGDDGHKDWIFSIAWISDTMAVSGSRDGSMGLWEVTEDVLSKSDARHNLSQVPVYAHITHSALKDIPKENTNPDNCKVRALAFNNKNKELGAVSLDGYFHLWKAEHTLSKVEFYFFCFQLLSTKLPYCRENVCLAYGQEWSVYAVGSQAHVSFLDPRQPSHNVKSVCSKERGSGIRSVSFYEHIITVGTGQGSLLFYDIRAQRFLEEKPPHVCYGQKQKLGGSEILKLTTGKGWLNHDETWRNYFSDINYFPNAVYTHCYDSSGTKLFVAGGPLPSGLHGNYAGLWS